The genomic DNA CGTGTCGGTGCCCAGGAGCGGGCCTACGACCTGAACGGGCGCCCCCAGGGCCGGTGTTGGGGTCCCGAGGCCTGAGCGGCCCGCTCGGGGGCCCGGACGGGCCCTGTGGCGCTACGGCTTGACGGAGCGGTAGTAGCGCCGGGCGCCCTCGTGCAGGACCAGGGGGTCGGTGTAGATCGCCGTGCGCAGGTCCACCAGTTGCGCGGAGTGGACGCGCTTGCCGATGCCGTCACGGCTCTTGATCACGGTCTTGGTGATCCACTCGGTGAGCCTGGCGTTCACGTCCTTGCGGGTCATCAGCAGGTTGGACACGGCGATCGTCGGGACGGTGGCCCCCCGCTGGATGGTGGGGTAGGCCGACTCCGGCATGTTGGTGGCACGGTAGTAGCGGGTGGCGTCGCCCTCCTCGTGCATCTTGGCCACGAGGCTCGCCTCGATCGGCACGAACCGGAACGCGTAGTTCTTGGCAAGGTCCTTCAGGCCGTCCGTCGGCAGCCCGCCCGACCAGAAGAACGCGTCGATCTTGCCCCGCCTGAGCAGGTCCGGCCCGGTGTCGATACCGGCCGCCACCGGCTCGATGGCCTTCTTCGGGTCGATGCCCGCCGCCGTCAGCACCCGGTTGGCGATCAGCCGCACACCGGAGCGGTTCGGCCCTATGGCCACCCGTTTGCCCCGAAGGTCGGTGACCGAGTCGATGTCCGAGTCACGCGGCACGATGAGCTGGACGTAGTCGTCGTAGAGCCGCGCGACCCCGCGCAGCCCGGCCGCACCCGGCTTGCCGTCCACTTCGTACGCCCCGACCGCGTCGGCCGCGGCGATGGTGAAGTCGGCGTGGCCGGTCGCCACGCGCGCGACGTTCTCCTGCGACCCGTCGCTGTTCGCCAGCGTCACCTTGAGGCCCGGCATGTCCTTGTCCAACTCGGTGCGCAGGAGCTTGCCGTACTCCTGGTAGACCCCGAGCCGGGTCCCGGTGCTGAAGGTGATCGTCCCGGTCGGCGGCTCGTCGCCCAGGGGCAGCAGCCACCAGAGCAACAGCCCGAACGCGACGAAGCCGGCGGCCGCGCCCTGGAGGGCCCGGCGCCTGCTGATACGGGAGAACACCTTGAGCATGCGCGCGATCCTGCCAGTCCGCGCGCGGTGCTGACCAGGGCATGGCGGCGGGGTGGAGGCGGCGGAGCGAATCGACGGTCGCTGATCGGTGCCGGTGAGCGGGGGCTGGTGCGTGGGGCCCTCAAGTGAAGGCGGTGCGGTGCGGGGTCGGCAGTCGGTGGCCGATGAGACGGCGGCGGAGTGTGCGCCGACCCGCGTCTGCGGGCTTGCCCGCCCCGAAAACCCCTGGCGGGCCGGAGTGTCAGTGGCGGCCACTAGGGTCGTGGCATGAGTTCTTCGCCCGCCGACCTGGTCCGCGAATTCCATCTGGCCTTCGGGCTCGACGCCCGCAGCACACCCACCGAGATCGCCCCCGACCTCGCCGCCCACCGGGGCGGACTGCTCGCCGAGGAGGCCGCGGAGGTCGTCGAGGTCTCGGTGAGCGGCCCCCTCGACCGGCTGGCGCACGAGCTGGCCGACGTCGTCTACGTCGCGTACGGCACGGCCCTCGTCCACGGCGTCGACCTCGACGCGGTGATCGCCGAGATCCACCGCGCCAACATGACCAAGCTCGGCCCGAACGGCGAGATCGCCCGCCGGGCCGACGGCAAGGTGCTCAAGGGGGAGCACTACGAGGTGCCGGATGTGTCCGGGGTGCTGCGCAAGCAGGGGTGGGGCACCGGCGACGAGTGACGTGAGGCACGGCGGTTCTCGGCCACCGGAAGAGTGACTCCCGGCACCGCCTACCCTTGTCACATGAGCAGCAGTGACCGGAGCGGGGCAGTGGACGTCAAAACGTACGAAGTGCGCACCTACGGGTGCCAGATGAACGTCCACGATTCCGAGCGGCTCTCCGGTCTCCTGGAGGGGGCCGGTTACGTGCGCGCGCCCGAGGGTTCGGACGGGGACGCGGACGTCGTCGTCTTCAACACCTGCGCCGTGCGCGAGAACGCAGACAACCGGCTCTACGGCAACCTCGGCCGGCTCGCCCCGATGAAGACGAAGCGCCCCGGGATGCAGATCGCCGTCGGCGGCTGCCTCGCCCAGAAGGACCGCGACACCATCGTGAAGAAGGCGCCCTGGGTGGACGTCGTCTTCGGCACGCACAACATCGGCAAGCTGCCGGTCCTGCTGGAGCGCGCACGCGTGCAGGAAGAGGCGCAGGTCGAGATCGCGGAGTCCCTGGAGGCCTTCCCCTCGACACTGCCGACCCGGCGCGAGAGCGCCTACGCGGCCTGGGTGTCGATCTCCGTCGGCTGCAACAACACGTGCACCTTCTGCATCGTCCCGGCGCTGCGCGGCAAGGAGAAGGACCGCCGTACCGGCGACATCCTCGCCGAGATCGAGGCCCTGGTCGGCGAGGGCGTCTCCGAGATCACGCTGCTCGGCCAGAACGTCAACGCGTACGGCTCCGACATCGGCGACCGCGAGGCCTTCAGCAAGCTGCTCCGCGCGTGCGGCGCGATCGAGGGCCTGGAGCGGGTCCGGTTCACGTCCCCGCACCCGCGTGACTTCACCGACGACGTCATCGCCGCGATGGCCGAGACGCCGAACGTGATGCCGCAACTGCACATGCCCATGCAGTCCGGCTCCGACCCGATCCTCAAGGCCATGCGCCGGTCCTACCGCCAGGAGCGCTACCTGGGGATCATCGAGAAGGTCCGCGCGGCCATCCCGCACGCCGCCATCACCACCGACATCATCGTGGGCTTCCCCGGGGAGACCGAGGAGGACTTCCAGCAGACGATGCACGCGGTCCGCGAGGCACGCTTCGCGCAAGCGTTTACGTTCCAGTACTCCAAGCGGCCCGGCACCCCGGCCGCGACCATGGAGAACCAGATCCCCAAGGAGGTCGTCCAGGAGCGCTACATGCGTCTGGTCGCCCTCCAGGAGGAGATCTCCTGGGACGAGAACAAGAAGCAGGTCGGCCGCACCCTGGAGCTGATGGTCGCCGAGGGCGAGGGCCGCAAGGACGGCGCCACCCACCGCCTCTCCGGGCGCGCCCCCGACAACCGCCTCGTCCACTTCACCAAGCCGGACCAGGACGTCCGCCCCGGCGACGTGGTGACGGTCGAGATCACGTATGCCGCCCCGCACCACCTCCTCGCCGAGGGCCCCACTCTGAACGTGCGCCCCACGCGCGCGGGTGACGCCTGGGAGAAGCGCAACGCGGCCGAGGCCGCCAAGCCGGCCGGCGTGATGCTGGGCCTGCCGAAGATCGGCGCACCCGCGCCGCTGCCGGTCGCCACGGGGAGCGGCTGCGGCTGCGACTGAGATCGTGACCCGCTGAGCGACGCCGGGTCGACGGCTCGGCCATGCGGACTGCTGGCCATGTGGACTGTCGGCGTGCCGTGTCAGTGCGGCTTGTTAGTGTTCCGGCCATGCTCGTAGCCGCCGCCGTCTGCCCCTGTCCTCCGCTCCTCGTCCCCGATGTCGCCGCAGGCGCGGCGCCCGAGCTGGCCGCCGCGCGGGCCGCGTGCACCGACGCGCTGGGCGTGCTCGCCGCCGCCCGGCCCGACCGCCTGGTGGTTGTCGGACCCGCCGAGCAGAGCGGGCGCGGGCCACACCCTGAGGGCACCCGGGGTTCGTTCCGCGGCTTCGGCGTGGATCTCGACGTACGGCTGGGCGGCGACCGGTCCGTGGACAGTGGCGCGGCATCGGAGCGTGCGCTTCCGCCTTCGCTGGCCGTCGCCGCGTGGCTGTTGGAGCGGACCGGGTGGTCCGACGCCCCGATCGAGGGACTCGGCGTGGGGGAACCTCTTGAGGCCGAGCGGTGTATTCAAACCGGGAGGGACCTCGTCGCGCAGGCCGACCGGGTCGCGCTGCTGGTGATGGGCGACGCCAGCGCCTGCCGGACGCTGAAGGCACCGGGCTATCTCGACGAGCGGGCGGCACCCTTCGACGCGGAGGTCGCGCGTGCGCTGGGGGCGGCGGACGTGGCGGCCATCAAGGCGCTGGACACCGAGCTGGCGTACGAACTGAAGGCCTCGGGCCGCGCCCCCTGGCAGGTCCTCGCAGGCGCTGCCGAGGGCGCGGACCTCGGCGGTGCGCTGCTGTACGAGGACGCGCCGTACGGGGTCGGGTACGTGGTTGCCACCTGGTCGTAGGCGCGGGTGCGGATGCGGGTACCCGCGCGTGGGGCGAGGGTGATTTGCCCTATGTGACGTTGCCCGTGGGTGGTGTGGCGCGTGTCTCAGCGCGGCCGGTGCGGTCGCGAGGTAGGCGTGTGCGTCGCCGACGCGGGTGTCGCGCGGCGGTCGTAACGCCCACGAACCGAGTCCACCCGCCCGACCTGAAGAGGCGAACGCAGCACTACGACCTCCGCACCCGACCCCACCTCGCAGATCGGTGGACGGCCGCGGAGCAGTACGCTCCGCGGCCGTCCACCGATCGATGTGCGGGTGCCGTTCAGGAAGCCGGCGGGGGCGATTCCGGGGGCGTGGTCGTGCCGCCGCCCTCCGGACTTGTGCTCCCCGTGTTCCCTGTGCCACCCGGGGCGTCCTTGTGCGCGAGTCGGTCCATGGCGTCCTTGGCCTTGCCCGTGCCTGTCTGGATCTTGCCGCTGTACTTGCCCTTGGTCTTCGCGTCGACCATTTTCGCGGCTTTGTCCAGGCCGTTCTCGATCTTGCCTCCGTGCTGCTGAGCGAGGCCCGAGACCTTCTCCTTCGCCGGGGCGAGTTTGGCCTTGAAGCTGTCCATCAGACCCATGGTTCACCTTTCCACGCGGGGCAGTTACGTGCGGGCGCCTTCACCGGCCTCGTTGTCGGCGGTCGCTTCGGCGGACTGCTGCTTGGGGATCTCGACGCCGTCCGCGGCCTCGACAGCCTCCGTCGCCGTCGTCCCCGCCGCTTCCTGGACGCCTGCCCCCGCTTCGGTCTCCGACACCTCGTCCGCCGCGTCAGCCGTCAGGGAGTCGGCCGACTGTGCGCCGGCCTGCGCTTCGGCGGTTGACGCCTCCTCCGTAGCCTTCGACCTCCGAAGAATCCGGTCCAAAACGCCCATATCAACTCCATACGTTACTCGTGCGGGCGAAATCCCGCGTAGCCCGGTGCATCCGTTTGCGTCGCCCGGGTCACCGCCTCCCGAAACCGGCGGCGGGGTACCTCGCAACGGGCAACGACCCCACGAGCGGGCCGTCACGTAACTCGTTCGAGCCCTGGGTCCGAGGTTTGCGAGACTGGGAACGTGAGCAGCGCACCCCCCGCCCCCCGAGTCATCGCCGTCGTCGGACCGACCGCGGCCGGAAAGTCCGATCTGGGCGTCTTCCTGGCCCAGCGCCTAGGTGGCGAGGTCGTCAACGCCGACTCCATGCAGCTCTACCGAGGGATGGACATCGGCACCGCCAAGCTGACGCCCGAGGAACGCGACGGCGTCCCGCACCACCTCCTGGACATCTGGGACGTGACGGTCACTGCCTCCGTCGCCGAATACCAGCGGCTCGCCCGTGAGCGCATCGACGCACTGCTCGCCGAGGGGCGCTGGCCGATCCTGGTCGGCGGCTCCGGGCTGTACGTGCGCGCTGCGGTCGACAACCTGGAGTTCCCCGGCACCGACCCCGAGGTCCGGGCCCGCCTGGAGGATGAGCTCGCCCTGCGCGGCTCCGGTGCCCTGCACGCCCGCCTGGCCGCCGCCGACCCCGAGGCCGCGCACGCGATCCTGCCGAGCAACGGCCGCCGTATCGTCCGGGCCCTGGAGGTCATCGAGATCACCGGCAAGCCCTTCACCGCCAACCTTCCCGGCCACGACTCGGTCTACGACACCGTCCAGATCGGCGTCGACGTGGCGCGTCCCGAGCTGGACGAGCGCATCGCGCGCCGGGTCGACCGGATGTGGAGCGCGGGGCTCGTGGACGAGGTGCGTGCGCTGGAGGCGCACGGGTTGCGCGAGGGGGTCACGGCGTCCCGCGCGCTCGGCTATCAGCAGGTGCTCGCGGCGCTCGCGGGAGCGTGCACGGAACAGGAGGCGCGCACGGAGACCGTGCGTGCCACCAAGCGCTTCGCGCGCCGCCAGGATTCGTGGTTCAGACGCGATCCCCGGGTGCACTGGTTGAGTGGGGCTGCGGCGGATCTCACAGAACTTCCGCACCTGGCACTGGCGTTGGTCGAACGACCGGTCACAGCCTGATCACGTCATGGCATCGGGACGCTCCGGCCGCCGTTGTGGCCTTCGGGGGCGTGCCATCATCGAGCTTCGATCGACCAAGTGGAGTCCGAGTTGGGAGGGCGCGTGGCGA from Streptomyces sp. NBC_01478 includes the following:
- a CDS encoding TAXI family TRAP transporter solute-binding subunit, whose protein sequence is MLKVFSRISRRRALQGAAAGFVAFGLLLWWLLPLGDEPPTGTITFSTGTRLGVYQEYGKLLRTELDKDMPGLKVTLANSDGSQENVARVATGHADFTIAAADAVGAYEVDGKPGAAGLRGVARLYDDYVQLIVPRDSDIDSVTDLRGKRVAIGPNRSGVRLIANRVLTAAGIDPKKAIEPVAAGIDTGPDLLRRGKIDAFFWSGGLPTDGLKDLAKNYAFRFVPIEASLVAKMHEEGDATRYYRATNMPESAYPTIQRGATVPTIAVSNLLMTRKDVNARLTEWITKTVIKSRDGIGKRVHSAQLVDLRTAIYTDPLVLHEGARRYYRSVKP
- a CDS encoding MazG nucleotide pyrophosphohydrolase domain-containing protein, giving the protein MSSSPADLVREFHLAFGLDARSTPTEIAPDLAAHRGGLLAEEAAEVVEVSVSGPLDRLAHELADVVYVAYGTALVHGVDLDAVIAEIHRANMTKLGPNGEIARRADGKVLKGEHYEVPDVSGVLRKQGWGTGDE
- the miaB gene encoding tRNA (N6-isopentenyl adenosine(37)-C2)-methylthiotransferase MiaB: MSSSDRSGAVDVKTYEVRTYGCQMNVHDSERLSGLLEGAGYVRAPEGSDGDADVVVFNTCAVRENADNRLYGNLGRLAPMKTKRPGMQIAVGGCLAQKDRDTIVKKAPWVDVVFGTHNIGKLPVLLERARVQEEAQVEIAESLEAFPSTLPTRRESAYAAWVSISVGCNNTCTFCIVPALRGKEKDRRTGDILAEIEALVGEGVSEITLLGQNVNAYGSDIGDREAFSKLLRACGAIEGLERVRFTSPHPRDFTDDVIAAMAETPNVMPQLHMPMQSGSDPILKAMRRSYRQERYLGIIEKVRAAIPHAAITTDIIVGFPGETEEDFQQTMHAVREARFAQAFTFQYSKRPGTPAATMENQIPKEVVQERYMRLVALQEEISWDENKKQVGRTLELMVAEGEGRKDGATHRLSGRAPDNRLVHFTKPDQDVRPGDVVTVEITYAAPHHLLAEGPTLNVRPTRAGDAWEKRNAAEAAKPAGVMLGLPKIGAPAPLPVATGSGCGCD
- a CDS encoding class III extradiol dioxygenase subunit B-like domain-containing protein, giving the protein MLVAAAVCPCPPLLVPDVAAGAAPELAAARAACTDALGVLAAARPDRLVVVGPAEQSGRGPHPEGTRGSFRGFGVDLDVRLGGDRSVDSGAASERALPPSLAVAAWLLERTGWSDAPIEGLGVGEPLEAERCIQTGRDLVAQADRVALLVMGDASACRTLKAPGYLDERAAPFDAEVARALGAADVAAIKALDTELAYELKASGRAPWQVLAGAAEGADLGGALLYEDAPYGVGYVVATWS
- a CDS encoding antitoxin yields the protein MGLMDSFKAKLAPAKEKVSGLAQQHGGKIENGLDKAAKMVDAKTKGKYSGKIQTGTGKAKDAMDRLAHKDAPGGTGNTGSTSPEGGGTTTPPESPPPAS
- the miaA gene encoding tRNA (adenosine(37)-N6)-dimethylallyltransferase MiaA, which gives rise to MSSAPPAPRVIAVVGPTAAGKSDLGVFLAQRLGGEVVNADSMQLYRGMDIGTAKLTPEERDGVPHHLLDIWDVTVTASVAEYQRLARERIDALLAEGRWPILVGGSGLYVRAAVDNLEFPGTDPEVRARLEDELALRGSGALHARLAAADPEAAHAILPSNGRRIVRALEVIEITGKPFTANLPGHDSVYDTVQIGVDVARPELDERIARRVDRMWSAGLVDEVRALEAHGLREGVTASRALGYQQVLAALAGACTEQEARTETVRATKRFARRQDSWFRRDPRVHWLSGAAADLTELPHLALALVERPVTA